GCGCCTAGTGCTCTTAATGCTGCAACCATTTTATCTTCTACATAACAACCTGCGGCCATTCCAAATTCTTCGCCCAATGAGACTCGCACTGAAGGTGAAGTACTAAATATAACAATTTTTTCTGGGTTAGCAATCGCTTTTTTTACCTTGTCATAATCATACACCTCAGTGATAGAATTCACTGGGCATATATTTGCGCACTGCCCACAGTTAATACAAATTGCACAATCCCCTGTTTTTGCAAGATCATACATTTTACCAACTGCTATATCTTCACGACAAACTCTCCTGCACTGACCACATACTATGCATTTCTCCTCATCCCTAGTTATGGATGGATTATCTTTTTCAATCGGAATTCTATTATTTGGAAATTCATGTTTACTCATAATATCGCTCCCCTTTTGTGTTAAAATTTTCTTGCTGACCTAAATTATCCAACTTCCATGACTCGAAGCCTTTCCTTTACCCGTGAATTTTCAATACTCCATTATTCTTATTCAATATCTATCTGTTAATATCCTTTAATATTTACAAAATATATATATCATGTGATAGTTGTCATTTGATACATATATTGTTATAATAATCTCATTATAATTTACAAAATAAAGGAGAATAAGATGAATAATAAAGAACATCAAAAACTAATATTAAATATGGTTAACTTTTATAGCATATTCAATATTGAATTTATAGACCTTATCCCAGATCTTAGTAATTTAGGAGTTAGCCCTTTGCTCTCAAAAATTTTAAATACAATTCATATGGAGGGTAACACTACTCCATCATTTTTAAGCAAAAAACTTAATATCTCTTCTTCGAATGTAAGTAGAAGTATTAATACATTAAATTTAATGGGTTACATAAATAAAAGACAAGATTCTATAGATAAACGAATTACATATTTATCTCTGTCTAAAAACGCTGTAGAACTTGTTTCTAAAACTATGTCTAATTCAGAAGAAATGTTTCTAAAAAAATTCAATGTATTATCTTCTGAAGAAATAGAAGAACTTTCTTATTCTTTTATTACAATACAAAATCTACTTATAAAAATGCGCGATTTGAATATTAGCAATCAAAACAAATAAGGGAGTTGACTTAATAAATGATTACAAAAAGTATAAAATCAAAATTAATTATTTTAATTGGCATATTATTAATAATTATATGTTCAGGGCTAGGAATTATCTCTTACATAAATGCCTCTAATGCCTTGGTGTCAAATATAGCTAAAACACTGCCACAAATAGCTACTCAAGCTTCAAATACAGTTCAAGCTTCTCTAGACAGTCAATTGAATTCAATGGAAGTAATTGCATCAACTAATAGTATTAATACACCTGAAAAAACGAAATCTATATTACAGAGTGAAACTGCCAGAAGTAAAAGTTTAAAAATGGGATATGCAGATATCCATGGCAATATTTTATATACAACTGGAGAAAAAGGTAACATAAAAGATACTATTTCATTTCAAAAATCCATTTCCGGAGGAAGTTATATAGCTGACCCCGTTGTTAACAAAGATAAAACGACAATAACTATGACCTATTCAGTGCCAGTAAAAAAGAATAATTCAGTAGTCGGTGTATTAATTTCCGTTCGAAATGGGTTAGAACTAAGTGAAATGATTAAAAAAATTACCTTTGGTAAAACTGGCAGTGCCTACATGATAAACAGTAAAAGCAATAGTATTGCTTTTATGGATAAAAGCATGCCGTTAAATCAATATAATTCTATAGACGAGGCTAAAAAAAATCCAAGTCTTAACGCTATTGCAGCTATGCAAAAAAAGATGATATCAGGACAAACTGGTTTAAGTGCATATAGTTTTGGTGGGAAAAAATCCTACGGAGGATACGCTCCAGTAAAAAAAGAAAATTGGTCCATAGTAGTTATATTAGATAAAAGTGAACTATTATCAGAGCTTGATTCTTTAAAATCATCTATAGTGATGTCCTCCTTGATGTTTTTAATTATTGGACTTTTAATAGTTTATATTATTGCTCAAAGCCTATCCAAAAGAATTAAATATTCCTCAAAATCTCTAAATGTATTATCAACTGGAGACTTTACTAATGAAGTAAGCACCCTATATTTAGGTTACAAAGATGAAATAGGCGATATGGCTAATTCTATGAGCACAATGCAAACCTCAATTAAACAGATGATTACAGTTTCAAAGAAGACTTCCTCAAGTATAGATACAGACTCTACAGTATTATCGAGTATATCTCAAAAGATGGTTTCCTCATCAAATAATGTAGCCCATTCAGTTCAAGAGGTTGCTAGTGGTATCAGTGCTCAAGCAGATGATTTAGTAGAAACCACTTATATATTAAATAGGTTTAGTAGTAAAATTGAAGATATAGTTGCATACATTGAAGATGTAGATAAAAGCACTTTAACAATGAGTGGCCTTGCAACTGACAGTAGTAATAATATAAAGTTATTAATGCAGGCCGTAAATGGTATAAGTTTATCCTTTAAAGATTTATCAGATAAAATAATTACCTTTAGCAGTAGTATAAAGGAGGTTCATAGTATAATTAATATAATCAATTCTATTGCTAATCAAACTAGTCTATTAGCCTTGAATGCTTCTATTGAAGCAGCAAATGCTGGAGAGGCCGGCAAAGGTTTTTCGGTAGTTGCAAATGAAGTTAAAAAGCTTGCTGAACAGACAAAGACTTCTTCAACGCATATTACTCAACTAATATCTAATATTTCCAAAAGTACTGAAATTGTTACAGGAAATACTACCACTATGAAAACAGAACTTGGCGGCCAAATAAACATAATAAATAAAACAATGAATTCTTTTGAAAAAATTATAGAAGTGATTAAAATTATAATTCCAAAGGTACAATCCATAAATTCATCCGCCCTAGATGTAAAAATAGAAAAAGATAACATACTTAGCAAGGTAGAAAGTGTATCCGCTCTAGCTGAAGAAATATCAGCTTCTTCTCAAGAGATAACTGCTTCTACAGATGAGATGAATAATTTAGCTGCTGAAGTAGCTTCAACAGCTATTACCTTAAATAGTATGACTAAAAACATGATTGTTCAAGAAAAGAATTTTAAAATATAATTCAATTCAATGCATACTAAAACCTATAATTTTTTACTATTATGTTGTTTTATACATATATTAATAAATATGGAAGTTATCTTGTAATAAAAAAGATAACGTGAAAGCTAAACAAAGGGGGTAACTATTAAAAGTTACCCCCTTACTAAATAATAAAATATAAAACTTCTATAAATTTTCAGCAATATTATAAATTAATTTTTCAGTTTCTTCCCATCCTAAACATGCATCTGTTATAGATTTACCATAAGTGCCTCGCCCCACATCTTGTTTACCCTCTACAATATAACTTTCAATCATAAATCCTTTTATCATTTTTTTAAGTAAAGAGTCATCTTTCCTACTCATTAATACTTCTCTAGCTATTCTTGGTTGTTCTTTATAAAGCTTCATTGAATTCGCATGATTAGTATCTACAATAATAGAAGGGTTTGCAAATTTCTGTTTTTCATATTCTTTAGCAATATTTATCAAATCTTCATAATGATAGTTTGGAATATTTTTACCATAAGAATCCACTGCCCCTCTTAAAACAGCATGTGCAAGTGGGTTTCCTGATGTTTCAACCTGCCATCCACTATATATAAATGTATGACCATCTTGTGCTGCTTTAATTGAATTTAGCATTACAGTCAGATCTCCACCAGTTGGGTTCTTCATACCTACAGGCATATCAACACCACTTACTGTAAATCTATGTTGCTGATTTTCTACTGAGCGGGCTCCAACAGCAATGTATCCTAATAAATCTGATAGATATGTATAATTTTCTGGATATAACATTTCGTCTGCAGCAGGCATGTGATACTCACTTAATGCTTTTAAATGAAGTTTTCTAATAGCTCTTAATCCTGCATCCATATCAGGTTCCTTACTTGGATCTGGTTGAGAGGCCATACCTTTATATCCTTCACCAGTAGTTCGAGGTTTGTTTGTATAAATTCTAGGTATAATAATGATAGAATCTTTTACCTTTTCCTGAACTTCTGCAAGCTTTCCTATATATTCGCACACCGAGTCTTCATTATCAGCCGAACATGGTCCAACTATAAGGAGAAACTTATCAGATTCATTCTCAAAAACTTTCCTTATCTCAGTATCTCTCCTTTTTTTAATTTCTTTAATATTATTGGGTAGAGGCATTTCTTCCATAATTTCCTTTTCAGTAGGCATTTTCTTTATATATTTAATATTCATATCACTTTTTCCTCACTTTGCTTATTTATTATTTTGTTAGGCTGAAATTATAAGAGTTTTTTTAATTCAATTTGTTTTATTAATGAATTATATCACAAATTCAGTCAATTGGAAGAATATTTTCATTTTTCATTCAATTCTACAATCAAATTTATTAAATAATCAACAATCTGCTCTACATATCTCATTTTAACAAATTGGGATTTCTATTGTCACCTGCGCTCCACCAGTGATAGGCGAGTTAGCTATATAAAGTCTCCCACCATGCAAATTTACGAATGATTCAGTAATATATAATCCTATTCCAAAATGAATTTTTGATGCCCTGCTAGAATCACCCATATAAAATTGTTTTGTGGCTGATTTAATATCTTCATTTGAAAAACCATTACCACTGTCTGTTGTAATAAATTTGATTTTATTATCTACAGATTTTACCTCAAAACAAATCTTTCCATTATTTGGGCAATAATTAACTGCATTTGATATGACATTCATAATTGCTCGGTAAAGTAATAATTGATCAATCATAATTGACCTAGGTACACCAGTCTTAATGAATTCAACTTTAATTCCCTTTGGATTTGCAATCGCTTCAAGCTGATCTTGAATTGTATTAATAAAATTTATAGAATCTCTTTCTTCAAGTTGTAGAAGGAGAGGTTTTTCTGAATTTGAAATCTCAATTAGGCTTTTAATGTACTTCTCAATCTGTGTGCTGTTTTTCGAAATATAATTAACGTATTCCTGTTGCTCCTTACTTATTGTTGAATCAGATAACAATTCAGCATTTCCTTTGATAATTGTTAATGGAGTTTTAAGGTCATGCGCAAGAGCTGAAATTTGCTCCTTCTTTGCTCCTTCAATATTCCATTGCTTCTCCAGTGACTTTTTTAATTCTGTTTTCATATCTGATATTGACAAAAGCACATCATTAAATTCTTTAATTCCTGAATATTTTATGTCAAAGTCCAGATCCTGCTTCTTAATTTTTTCAGTAGCCTGCAAAAGTGGACTTAGCTGTTTATTTAGTTTTTTTGCACATATAGCAGTAATAATAAAAACAATAAAAAAATATATTATAGCAAAAATTACAATCATGGTTTTTTCTGGATCTGGTAAATGTTTATTTAAAAATTCAGATTGGTAACTCATTTGAACATAGTACTGCAAAACACAAACTCCATCTTGCCTTTCAATGAAATAGTAGTTCTTTTTGCTTCCATCTTTTGAGTAAGTACCCTTCGCATATTCTATTGCAGTCAGTAAATTCTTACCCTCTAAATTTGTTTTTATAACTTTATATTTTTTATCAAAAACAGCAAATTTACATCCATTGGGTATCATATTCTCTGTAATTTCAGGGGCTTTTTCAAGCAATGGTTTAGCACTTCTAGCCAAATCCTCACTGAAATTCGATGGAAGAATCACACTGTTTTGCGCGAGGGCAAAAATCCCCAAATATAGTCCAGCGAAAACAATAAATGCAACTCCTAAAGTTAATAAATACTTAAAAAAGACCGCCTTTAACGTAAAAACTTTTTTCTTTATTTCCATTTGTATCCTATCCCCCATACCGTCTCAATCGGGAGCATGTTAAAAACAGCGAGCTTTGCCCGTATGTTTTTAACATGCTCCGTAATAGCTGAGCTATCACTTTCACCGTCATACCCATAAACACCTTCATATATTTTATCCTTTGAAAAAACCTGCCCTTTATTTCTTGCAAGAAATTCGCAAATGTTGTATTCACTTTTGGTAAATGGAATTTTTTTATCATCCACTAAGATTTCTTTACCTGATAAATTAAACTTTACTCCCGATATACAAAGGGAACTATGCTTTTCACGATTTTCTCGCCTTAAGTAAGCATTTACTCTAGCTCTAAGTTCCCCCATGCCAAAGGGTTTTGTAATGTAATCATCCGCGCCAAGGCCTAGTCCGTACATAATATCTGCTTCCATATTTTTTGCTGTAAGAAAAATAATGGGGCAGTCCACAATGTCACGATTTTCCTTGCAAAAAGTAAATCCATCCATACCAGGCATCATGACATCAAGTAAAATCAAATCAAAGTTTGAGAATTCATTAGTTAAAATTTTTTCGGGATTTACAACTGTAGTTACCAAATGATTGTCTTTATGAAGGATATTTTTAATTAAAGCCAAAATATCAGGTTCATCATCGATAACCAGAATCTTTGCCATGTTACCAACTCCTTTGTCTTGTATATAAATAGTATAACGTCAAAATATTCTCAAATCAACCTTTATAATCCATAAATTTCAAAACAAAACTGCAAGCAAAGAGATCACTATCTTTGTTATCTTCATAATAATTTCTCTTTATTCATATGACTTTCTTCCTTCCCACCTTTTGAACCAAAATAAACAAGCAACGAAGGCAATACATATTGCAAATAGCATTACAAATAGTCCCTTTTGCATATCAAATGCTATTTCAGCACTAAAATCAGGATAGTCCAATTTTTCAAACATACGATTGCAAAGCCTCACACTCCATGCCCATGGAACAAAGTGCCATATATAATCACCAAGACCTGTGAGCATCAAAGCAGAAATCAGGCTTCCTGCAACTCCAATCCCAGCAGAGGCACCCTTTCCAAATTGGAGACTAATGAACACATGCAAGATATAGATGAATATATTTCCTAAAACTAATAATCCCGCTGCTTTTAAGTAAAATAAGTAGGGCAATACGTGAAATCCAAGTGCAAATGTTCCTACTGCAAGTGTTATAGAAAAGCTTCCCAATAAAAGTAAAAGAATTAGCTTGCTCAAATACGTAGTGTTTTTTGATTTTGAAGTAGCTAGCAGTACTTGAAAATTTCCAGCCTGCTCCTCCTGTTCAATTACTATCCCGCTGATTAATCCTATGAGCAAAGGAAAAGCAATGGCCAGCGCCTCCAGATACGTTTTTATATCCGTGATTGAGTTATTTAATCTCCCATGATAATATAATAAAAATATTAACGCTCCTGCTAGTGGAATAAACAAATGAATCCACAAAATAGAAGTATGTCTTAATTTATAAAAATCCGATTTTATACACCTAAGTAAAGCAATCATATTAATTAACCTCCTGTTTTTCAAACCAATTAGTGGTAACAATCATTAGCAAAACAAACAGTATAATGGACAGAATAATTCCAATTGGAATCACGACTGGATTTCGCAGTGGATCTCCTATGCCTGCTAGCTCTCCATTTGGCAAAATCCCAAGAATGGGACACATAATACGTGACGTCCAACTATAAGGAGAAATCCACCACATTGATGTACTTACGGCCATAACATTTAATACAGTTCCAACTCCAACGTTTATCAAAACCGTCCCTAGCATTCCCAGTTTCTTCGCTAAAAACATACAAAGTGGAATCTGCCATAAAGATGTAACTGCAATCAAACCAGCTCCGGCAAATGCACTAAAAACCGGTACGGGATGGATCCTTAGATAACTTCCTAAAAAAATTCCAACTACAAAAATCATACATGAGAAAGTCATATAAATCCCGTTTATCAAAACTTTTGAAATCCACACTTTTTTTAAAGAAATTGGCAGACCAAATACAGCCCTATAGCGTAATTTTTTTTGCTCCGCATCGTTAGTCATTACTGCCATTATTGAAATATATCCTGGTAATATCAGCGTGTACCACCAATTGAAGCTATTGGTTTCAAAATATCTTCCGGTCATAAATCCAAATAACAAGGTAACTATAGGTGCGATAAGAATCAGCTTTTTTATAAATATTCTCTTACATTTCAAATTT
This window of the Clostridium estertheticum genome carries:
- a CDS encoding MarR family winged helix-turn-helix transcriptional regulator — protein: MNNKEHQKLILNMVNFYSIFNIEFIDLIPDLSNLGVSPLLSKILNTIHMEGNTTPSFLSKKLNISSSNVSRSINTLNLMGYINKRQDSIDKRITYLSLSKNAVELVSKTMSNSEEMFLKKFNVLSSEEIEELSYSFITIQNLLIKMRDLNISNQNK
- a CDS encoding methyl-accepting chemotaxis protein, with the translated sequence MITKSIKSKLIILIGILLIIICSGLGIISYINASNALVSNIAKTLPQIATQASNTVQASLDSQLNSMEVIASTNSINTPEKTKSILQSETARSKSLKMGYADIHGNILYTTGEKGNIKDTISFQKSISGGSYIADPVVNKDKTTITMTYSVPVKKNNSVVGVLISVRNGLELSEMIKKITFGKTGSAYMINSKSNSIAFMDKSMPLNQYNSIDEAKKNPSLNAIAAMQKKMISGQTGLSAYSFGGKKSYGGYAPVKKENWSIVVILDKSELLSELDSLKSSIVMSSLMFLIIGLLIVYIIAQSLSKRIKYSSKSLNVLSTGDFTNEVSTLYLGYKDEIGDMANSMSTMQTSIKQMITVSKKTSSSIDTDSTVLSSISQKMVSSSNNVAHSVQEVASGISAQADDLVETTYILNRFSSKIEDIVAYIEDVDKSTLTMSGLATDSSNNIKLLMQAVNGISLSFKDLSDKIITFSSSIKEVHSIINIINSIANQTSLLALNASIEAANAGEAGKGFSVVANEVKKLAEQTKTSSTHITQLISNISKSTEIVTGNTTTMKTELGGQINIINKTMNSFEKIIEVIKIIIPKVQSINSSALDVKIEKDNILSKVESVSALAEEISASSQEITASTDEMNNLAAEVASTAITLNSMTKNMIVQEKNFKI
- a CDS encoding 3-deoxy-7-phosphoheptulonate synthase, which codes for MNIKYIKKMPTEKEIMEEMPLPNNIKEIKKRRDTEIRKVFENESDKFLLIVGPCSADNEDSVCEYIGKLAEVQEKVKDSIIIIPRIYTNKPRTTGEGYKGMASQPDPSKEPDMDAGLRAIRKLHLKALSEYHMPAADEMLYPENYTYLSDLLGYIAVGARSVENQQHRFTVSGVDMPVGMKNPTGGDLTVMLNSIKAAQDGHTFIYSGWQVETSGNPLAHAVLRGAVDSYGKNIPNYHYEDLINIAKEYEKQKFANPSIIVDTNHANSMKLYKEQPRIAREVLMSRKDDSLLKKMIKGFMIESYIVEGKQDVGRGTYGKSITDACLGWEETEKLIYNIAENL
- a CDS encoding sensor histidine kinase — translated: MEIKKKVFTLKAVFFKYLLTLGVAFIVFAGLYLGIFALAQNSVILPSNFSEDLARSAKPLLEKAPEITENMIPNGCKFAVFDKKYKVIKTNLEGKNLLTAIEYAKGTYSKDGSKKNYYFIERQDGVCVLQYYVQMSYQSEFLNKHLPDPEKTMIVIFAIIYFFIVFIITAICAKKLNKQLSPLLQATEKIKKQDLDFDIKYSGIKEFNDVLLSISDMKTELKKSLEKQWNIEGAKKEQISALAHDLKTPLTIIKGNAELLSDSTISKEQQEYVNYISKNSTQIEKYIKSLIEISNSEKPLLLQLEERDSINFINTIQDQLEAIANPKGIKVEFIKTGVPRSIMIDQLLLYRAIMNVISNAVNYCPNNGKICFEVKSVDNKIKFITTDSGNGFSNEDIKSATKQFYMGDSSRASKIHFGIGLYITESFVNLHGGRLYIANSPITGGAQVTIEIPIC
- a CDS encoding response regulator transcription factor; translated protein: MAKILVIDDEPDILALIKNILHKDNHLVTTVVNPEKILTNEFSNFDLILLDVMMPGMDGFTFCKENRDIVDCPIIFLTAKNMEADIMYGLGLGADDYITKPFGMGELRARVNAYLRRENREKHSSLCISGVKFNLSGKEILVDDKKIPFTKSEYNICEFLARNKGQVFSKDKIYEGVYGYDGESDSSAITEHVKNIRAKLAVFNMLPIETVWGIGYKWK
- a CDS encoding lantibiotic immunity ABC transporter MutG family permease subunit, translated to MIALLRCIKSDFYKLRHTSILWIHLFIPLAGALIFLLYYHGRLNNSITDIKTYLEALAIAFPLLIGLISGIVIEQEEQAGNFQVLLATSKSKNTTYLSKLILLLLLGSFSITLAVGTFALGFHVLPYLFYLKAAGLLVLGNIFIYILHVFISLQFGKGASAGIGVAGSLISALMLTGLGDYIWHFVPWAWSVRLCNRMFEKLDYPDFSAEIAFDMQKGLFVMLFAICIAFVACLFWFKRWEGRKSYE
- a CDS encoding lantibiotic immunity ABC transporter MutE/EpiE family permease subunit, whose protein sequence is MLKYLQAENLKCKRIFIKKLILIAPIVTLLFGFMTGRYFETNSFNWWYTLILPGYISIMAVMTNDAEQKKLRYRAVFGLPISLKKVWISKVLINGIYMTFSCMIFVVGIFLGSYLRIHPVPVFSAFAGAGLIAVTSLWQIPLCMFLAKKLGMLGTVLINVGVGTVLNVMAVSTSMWWISPYSWTSRIMCPILGILPNGELAGIGDPLRNPVVIPIGIILSIILFVLLMIVTTNWFEKQEVN